The following proteins are encoded in a genomic region of Lutra lutra chromosome 16, mLutLut1.2, whole genome shotgun sequence:
- the CCDC103 gene encoding coiled-coil domain-containing protein 103, with translation MERNDIIDFKALEKELQAALTADEKYKRENAAKLRAVEQRVASYEEFRGIVLASHLKPLERKDKIGGKRTVAWNCHATQRETSQDEATEISQEKTLFQPETSAEFYRDWRRHLRSGPERYEALLQLGGPKLGHLFQTDVGFGLLGELLVALADQVRPADRLVVLGILHSLAGTGRFALNLSLLSPAERESCRDLFQKLQATSAPGPTEEGLSQKERGLEEQPGEPQEEERLLQEMLALYQVD, from the exons ATGGAAAGGAATGACATCATTGACTTCAAGGCTTTGGAGAAAGAGCTACAGGCTGCACTCACTGCTGATGAGAAATACAAACGGGAGAATGCTGCCAAGTTACGGGCCGTGGAACAGAGGGTGGCTTCCTATGAGGAGTTCAG GGGGATTGTCCTTGCATCACATCTGAAGCCACTGGAGCGGAAGGACAAGATAGGAGGGAAGAGGACTGTGGCCTGGAACTGTCATGCTACTCAGAGAGAGACCTCTCAGGATGAGGCCACTGAAATCTCCCAG GAGAAAACACTTTTCCAGCCTGAGACCTCCGCAGAGTTCTACCGTGATTGGCGGCGGCACTTGCGGAGCGGGCCAGAGCGCTATGAGGCCCTGCTGCAGCTCGGAGGTCCAAAGCTGGGTCACCTCTTCCAGACGGACGTGGGGTTTGGACTTCTAGGGGAGCTGCTGGTGGCACTGGCTGATCAGGTGAGGCCAGCCGACCGGTTGGTGGTGCTAGGGATCCTGCACAGCCTGGCCGGCACTGGGCGCTTCGCCCTGAACCTGAGCCTGCTGAGCCCCGCGGAGAGAGAGAGCTGCAGAGACCTGTTTCAGAAGCTGCAGGCCACGAGTGCTCCCGGGCCCACAGAGGAGGGGCTCAGCCAGAAGGAGCGGGGTCTGGAGGAGCAGCCTGGCGAGccccaggaggaggagaggctccTGCAGGAGATGCTAGCGTTGTACCAGGTGGATTGA